From one Pseudomonas fluorescens genomic stretch:
- a CDS encoding MIP/aquaporin family protein, which yields MTTALRQPTLSSQCMAEFLGTALLIFFGTGCVAALKVAGASFGLWEISIIWGVGVSMAIYLTAGVSGAHLNPAVSIALCLFAGFEKHKLAFYIVAQIAGAFCGAALVYTLYSNLFFDFEQAHEMIRGSQASLELASVFSTYPHPALSTGQAFLVEVIITAVLMAVIMALTDDNNGLPRGAMAPLLIGLLIAVIGSAMGPLTGFAMNPARDFGPKLMTFLAGWGEVAFTGGRDIPYFLIPIFAPIIGASLGAALYRGVIARNLPVAESESAQTDANPQGKPQAS from the coding sequence ATGACGACTGCTCTGCGACAACCAACACTATCAAGCCAGTGCATGGCCGAATTTCTCGGCACCGCGCTGCTGATCTTTTTCGGCACCGGTTGCGTCGCTGCGCTCAAGGTGGCGGGTGCCAGCTTTGGCCTGTGGGAAATCAGCATCATCTGGGGCGTTGGCGTGAGCATGGCGATCTACCTGACCGCCGGGGTTTCCGGCGCGCACCTGAACCCGGCTGTGAGCATCGCCCTGTGCCTGTTCGCCGGTTTCGAGAAGCACAAACTGGCGTTCTACATCGTTGCCCAGATCGCCGGCGCCTTCTGTGGCGCGGCGTTGGTTTACACGCTGTACAGCAACCTGTTCTTCGATTTCGAACAAGCCCACGAAATGATCCGCGGCAGCCAGGCCAGCCTGGAGCTGGCCTCGGTGTTCTCCACCTATCCGCACCCGGCGCTGTCCACCGGTCAGGCTTTCCTGGTCGAAGTGATCATCACCGCCGTGCTGATGGCGGTGATCATGGCCCTGACCGATGACAACAACGGCTTGCCGCGCGGCGCCATGGCGCCCCTGCTGATCGGCCTGCTGATTGCCGTGATCGGTAGCGCCATGGGGCCACTGACCGGCTTTGCGATGAACCCGGCGCGGGACTTCGGGCCCAAGCTGATGACTTTCCTCGCTGGCTGGGGCGAAGTTGCCTTTACCGGCGGTCGTGATATTCCCTATTTCCTGATTCCGATTTTTGCGCCGATCATAGGAGCGAGCCTTGGGGCCGCCCTGTACCGCGGTGTGATCGCCCGCAACCTGCCGGTTGCCGAGAGCGAAAGCGCCCAGACCGACGCCAACCCTCAGGGCAAGCCCCAGGCATCCTGA
- the ybaK gene encoding Cys-tRNA(Pro) deacylase — translation MTPALDLLKKVRAEHHIHSYEHDPKAASYGLEAAEKLSLEPARVFKTLLASSEKGELLVAVVPVVGSLDLKGLAHAAGVKKCEMADPAAAQRSTGYLLGGISPLGQKKRLRTFIDETAQSFETIFVSAGRRGLEVELAAAVLAEHTQGKFAVIGRV, via the coding sequence ATGACCCCCGCCCTGGATCTGCTGAAAAAGGTTCGCGCCGAACACCACATCCACAGTTATGAACATGATCCCAAGGCTGCGTCCTACGGCCTGGAAGCGGCGGAGAAGCTCAGCCTTGAGCCTGCGCGGGTGTTCAAGACCTTGCTGGCCAGCAGCGAAAAGGGCGAGTTGCTCGTGGCGGTAGTGCCGGTGGTCGGTAGTCTGGATCTGAAGGGCCTGGCCCATGCTGCCGGGGTTAAGAAGTGCGAAATGGCCGATCCGGCGGCGGCTCAGCGCTCAACCGGGTACCTGCTGGGCGGGATCAGCCCGCTAGGGCAGAAAAAACGCCTGCGCACCTTCATTGATGAAACTGCCCAATCCTTTGAAACAATTTTCGTCAGCGCTGGCCGCCGGGGCCTGGAAGTCGAGCTGGCCGCTGCGGTGCTGGCCGAGCATACCCAGGGCAAATTCGCCGTCATTGGCCGTGTCTGA
- a CDS encoding PhzF family phenazine biosynthesis protein, translating into MQLEFHQVDAFSDRPFAGNPAMVYRLDSWLTDELMQQIAAEHNLAETAFVVPHVEGWQIRWFTPSTEVPLCGHATLASAHVLLEVYKVPGERLLFQSKSGPLSVSREGERLQLDFPRVEPQPLHEALPVAEALGCPVLEVWKTSELLVRVESEQVLRACTPDMAALAQLPGLGVIVTAPGIEHDFVSRYFAPGIGIPEDPVTGSTHCSLIPYWAQRLGKSELRAFQCSSRGGELFCRLEGERVKIAGHARLVASGVLMI; encoded by the coding sequence ATGCAGCTTGAATTCCACCAGGTCGATGCCTTCAGCGACCGTCCCTTTGCCGGCAACCCGGCCATGGTCTATCGCCTGGACAGCTGGCTCACCGATGAGCTGATGCAGCAGATCGCCGCCGAGCACAACCTCGCCGAGACCGCCTTCGTCGTCCCCCATGTCGAAGGCTGGCAGATCCGCTGGTTCACCCCGAGCACCGAAGTGCCGCTGTGTGGTCACGCGACCCTGGCCAGCGCTCATGTGCTGCTGGAGGTCTATAAAGTGCCGGGTGAGCGGCTGCTGTTCCAAAGCAAATCCGGCCCGCTGAGCGTAAGCCGTGAGGGCGAGCGCTTGCAGCTGGATTTCCCGCGGGTCGAGCCGCAACCCTTGCATGAAGCGCTGCCGGTGGCCGAGGCCCTGGGCTGCCCGGTGCTGGAGGTGTGGAAAACCAGCGAGCTGCTGGTGCGGGTTGAATCCGAGCAGGTATTGCGTGCCTGTACGCCGGACATGGCGGCGCTGGCGCAGCTACCAGGGCTGGGGGTGATCGTCACCGCGCCGGGTATCGAGCACGATTTTGTGTCGCGCTACTTTGCGCCGGGTATCGGCATCCCTGAAGACCCGGTGACAGGCTCCACCCACTGCAGCCTGATCCCGTATTGGGCGCAGCGCCTGGGCAAGAGCGAGCTACGCGCATTCCAGTGTTCGAGTCGTGGCGGGGAGCTGTTCTGCCGGCTGGAGGGCGAGCGGGTGAAGATTGCCGGGCATGCCAGGCTTGTCGCCAGTGGGGTTTTGATGATTTAG
- a CDS encoding ABC transporter ATP-binding protein produces MSQPLLLNLRELACGYGEQRIVQNLNLHLNAGDIGCLLGSSGCGKTTTLRAIAGFEPVHEGEIQLGGEVISKAGFTLAPEKRRIGMVFQDYALFPHLTVAENIAFGIGKHPQQRQVVEEMLELVKLGGLGKRYPHELSGGQQQRVALARALAPEPQLLLLDEPFSNLDVELRRRLSHEVRDILKSRGTSAILVTHDQEEAFAVSDHVGVFKEGRLEQWDTPYNLYHEPLTPFVASFIGQGYFIRGQLTTPESVRTELGELRGNRAYTLTPGSAVDVLLRPDDIIHAPHSELKALIVGKSFLGASTLYRLQLPTGSQLEAIFPSHNDHQVGSEVGIEVAADHLVVFAVPGSVAAQLPVPENGVRRYSSAV; encoded by the coding sequence GCACCTGAACGCCGGCGACATCGGTTGCCTGCTGGGCTCCTCAGGCTGCGGCAAGACCACCACCCTGCGCGCCATCGCCGGTTTCGAACCGGTGCACGAAGGCGAGATCCAGCTGGGCGGCGAAGTCATCTCCAAGGCCGGCTTCACCCTGGCCCCGGAGAAACGCCGGATCGGCATGGTGTTCCAGGACTACGCGCTGTTCCCACACCTGACCGTGGCCGAGAACATCGCCTTCGGTATCGGCAAGCACCCGCAACAGCGCCAGGTGGTCGAAGAGATGCTCGAGCTGGTCAAGCTCGGCGGCCTGGGCAAACGCTACCCTCACGAGCTTTCCGGTGGCCAGCAGCAACGTGTGGCCCTGGCTCGCGCGCTGGCACCCGAACCGCAACTGCTGCTGCTCGATGAACCGTTCTCCAACCTCGACGTCGAGCTGCGCCGGCGCCTGAGCCATGAAGTGCGCGATATCCTCAAAAGCCGGGGCACCAGTGCGATTCTGGTGACCCACGACCAGGAAGAAGCCTTCGCCGTCAGTGATCATGTCGGCGTGTTCAAGGAAGGTCGCCTGGAGCAGTGGGATACCCCCTACAACCTCTACCACGAGCCGCTGACGCCGTTTGTGGCCAGCTTCATCGGCCAGGGCTATTTCATTCGTGGCCAACTGACCACCCCGGAATCGGTACGCACCGAGCTCGGTGAGCTGCGCGGCAACCGTGCCTACACCCTGACGCCCGGCAGCGCCGTGGATGTGCTGCTGCGTCCGGACGACATCATCCATGCGCCGCACAGCGAGCTAAAAGCACTGATCGTCGGCAAGAGCTTCCTCGGTGCCTCGACCCTGTATCGCCTGCAACTGCCGACCGGCAGCCAGCTCGAAGCGATCTTCCCGAGCCACAATGACCATCAGGTCGGTAGCGAAGTGGGGATTGAAGTAGCAGCGGATCACCTGGTGGTGTTTGCGGTGCCTGGCAGTGTGGCGGCGCAACTGCCGGTGCCGGAGAACGGCGTTCGCCGGTACAGCTCGGCGGTATGA